CGTAGATACCCTTATAGAAGAGGCTGATGATATCCGTCTAAAATTGGGGCTGGATGAGATCACGCCCATTTGTATTCTGACGGCCATTGTAAAACCGCAGGTTGTATTCTCCCTTCAACAGCTAAAATCTCTTCCGTTGAGGGAGCACGAGATATTCAATTTATATAGAAAAGATACCCCATTTACCGTTTCTGAAGATGGTGATTTTTCATCTCTATTTTCAAATGGGTCAGACTATTCGGATACCTCTTTTCCGTCTATTAAAAGTTATTGCGTAGACAGAACAGCGCAGGCAAGAAAAGGAGACCTTGAAAATATTATTGGAAGAGATAAAGAACTCAGAATGCTGGTAGAAATTCTTTGCCGAAGAAGCAAACCAAATGTAATCATCATTGGAGAACCTGGTGTCGGAAAAACAGCATTAGTAGAAGGCTTTGCTATAGAAATTACAAAAGGAAATGTTCCGGAAATGCTTAAAAACGGGACCCTTTTAGAACTGGACACAGGAGCATTATTAGCAGGAACTTCCTATAAAGGCGAAATAGAAGACAGGCTGAAAAAAGTGATTAATGAATGTAAGAAAATTGAAAAAGCAATCCTTTTCATTGATGAAATTCATACTCTTTTAGATCCCAAAGGCAGTATCGGAAATGTGGCAAACCTTCTTAAACCGGAATTGGCAAGAGGTGAAATTACCGTAATAGGTGCTACTACCCAGGAAGAATATAGGAAAATTATAGAGCCGGAACAGGCTTTCAATCGTCGTTTTGAGGTGCTTACAGTTAATGAACCGGATGAACAGACCTGTGTGAAAATGATTGATGTACTTTTAGAAGGCTACAAAAAGCACCACGGCATTGAAGTTGAAAAAACGGCCCTTCCGGAATGTGTACGTTTAGCAAAAAGATATGCTAAAGGTAAAAAACTGCCGGATGCTGCTATCGACTTGTTAGACAGGACGATGGCTGCTATAAAAATGCTTGATGAACTTTCAGAAAAAGAACTTGGAAGCTGGAAAGAAAGCTATGACACCATTTTGAAAGAAGAATTTGCAGACAATAAAGATAAAGCGGATGAACTGATCTGGACTTATAATCTGTTAAGAGATAAAATTAGCCCTATTCTTTGGGGGTCTCTAAGCGAACAACCGGTGATAGATAACTCTATGCCTGCAGACCAGATTCAAAAGATTATTGAAGATACGTATGCAGAACTTTTACAGCATGCTGCAAAGAAAAGGGAAAAAGTAGACAGATTAGAACTGGCTGCTGTAATGGCTGCCAAAACCAATATTCCAATTGGAAAAATTCAAGCTCAGGAGAAAGAAAAACTACTCAATATGGAGTCTCTTTTACTCAATAGGGTAGTAGGACAGGACCATGCCTTGAAAATTCTTTCTGATGCCATCGTGGAGAACCGGAGTGGACTGAATAAGCCAGGACAGCCGATAGGTTCATTCTTCCTGTTGGGACCTACCGGAACAGGTAAAACAGAGCTGGCGAAATCAATGGCAGAACTGCTTTTTAACGATGAAAAGGCGATGGTTCGTTTTGATATGTCTGAATTTAAAGAAGAACATTCCGCGGCCTTATTATACGGAGCTCCTCCGGGATATGTAGGCTATGAAGAAGGAGGGATGCTGGTCAATAAAATAAGACAGCAGCCTTATACTGTTGTTTTGTTTGATGAAATTGAAAAAGCACATCATTCTGTGTTTGACGTTTTCCTACAGATCATGGATGAAGGGAAAGTACATGATAAGCTTGGGAAAGAAGGAGACTTCAGCAATGCACTTATTCTGTTCACATCCAACATTGGAAGTGAAGAAATAGTAAAGCAATTTGAAGAAGGAAAAATCCCGGAATCATCCTCACTGATGCAGATTATGTCGAATTCAGGAAGATTCAGACCAGAATTTTTAGCAAGAATCACAGAAATTATCCCTTTTGCACCAATCACAGAGTCTATTGCAGAAAGAATTTTTAATATTCAGCTAAAATCACTTCACACTTCACTTACCCGATTAGGAATTACTCTTAAAATCAGTGATGATGCTGTGAGAAGCCTTGCGTTAGGAGGATTCAGCAGTAAGTATGGAGCAAGACAAATCTCAGGAGTAATCCGTGCACAGCTTGCCAGACCCATTTCTAAAATGATTGTAAGAGAAGAAGTGAAATCCGGACAGACGGTTCATGTAGACTGGAATAAAGAAGAAGAAAAAATCAGCTGGAAAGTAGACTAGTTACGAAGAAAAAATAGCAAAAAGGTAAATTGCCTTTTTGCTTATAAATACATTTAAGATGAAAACGATTGTCAGAAATATCTTTACAGGTTTTATGATATTGGGAACTGTTATTTTTGTGAACGGACAGTTTCTTGCCGCTTCCGATACTTCGGAAAACAGTGTAAAAAGATACAAAGGAATTATTAATGCCAATAAAGATCTTGTAGAATTTATTGAACAGTTACTCCTTCAGAAAGGACTTCCCAAGCATTTGAGAAATCTGGCGCTGATAGAGTCTCATTTTGACAGAAATATTACCTCAGGAGCAGGAGCCGTAGGAGTCTGGCAGCTGATGACCGCTCATGCCAATCAGTATGGGCTTACAGAGCAAAATCGTACAGATGTTTATAAAAGCACAAAAACGGCCGTCATCTCTTTGGGAAATCTCTATAAAAAATATAACAACTGGGTGACAGTAGTAGCCGCCTATAACTGTGGTGAAGGAAATATTGCAAAGGCAATGCAGGCTGCAGGCTCGTCTCAATATCACGAGTTTTATAAATACCTTCCCGGAGAAACCATTAATCATGTGAAAAAATACCTGAATGCGTGCTACGCTACAGGAGAGCTCCAAAGCGTGCTGAATAACTATAACTCTGCAAGAATAAATAAAATATTCTTCGAAGACGGGAACAGAAAAATAGCCAGTGAAAACCTTTCAGAAACCGAAATTAATGCTGGGTTTAATCTGAAAATTGTTGCTGATGAACTCAAAGTTGATTTCGACAAAATTCTGGTCTGGAATCCGGGAATTGTGGAAGAACTACAGAAAAAAGGTGAAAGCCCTTTTTATCTTCCGACTGATCTGATGCCGGATTTTCTGTTACGAAAAAATAAAATCCTTGTTCGATCCATAAAAGAAGGAGGAAATACTCCATAGAAGAAATACCTTAAATAGAAAATTATTAATAGCAATCAGTTTCATTGAGCTGGTTGCTATTTTATCTTTATCTTATCAATTCAATTTATGAAAAAAATGTAAAATATATCCTCTTATTGCCTGCTTTTTGGTTTGTTGCACATACCATTTATATATATTCGATGGGCTTGATGATAAAGGTGGAAGAGCTGATCTGGCAGTGGTTTTAGGAAACAAAATTAATGAAGACGGTCCGCTGTCAGAAAGGTTAAAATCAAGGTTAGATCAAAGTATTAAACTATATCATGCGGGGCGGGTAGAGAAGATCCTGGTAAGTGGTGGATTAGGAAAAGAAGGATATTGGGAGGGAAACAAAATGGAGGAGTATCTGAAAAGAAACCATATTCCACAGGAAAATATCATTGTAGATAACTATGGGAACAATACTGAAATGACGGTTAAAAATACAATCCGGATCACGGACAGTCTGTATTTCAAAAGTATTATTTCAGTTTCACAATACGATCATCAGACAAGAATAAAAAAACTCTTTAAGGAAAATCATTTCTATGCTATAGAAAGTTCAAGTCCTGACTATTTTGAAATACGGGATTTTTACTCAATTTTCAGAGAATTTTTTGCCTACTATAAAGCTGAAAGATTAGCACTGTGATTTTATAAGTTGGGTAAATAATTTATATCTGAATATTGAACCCCAAACTTTAAATCTTCAATATGAATTTCCCATTTTTGTCTCTCAGATTTCCACTTTAAACTGTAATTATATCTCTTTATTGTGTAAAATGTTCCTTTTTCGTGAAATAATTATTATTGCTTAAGTCCTTTATTAAAAGGTGTTTTGG
This genomic window from Chryseobacterium sp. MEBOG06 contains:
- a CDS encoding lytic transglycosylase domain-containing protein, encoding MKTIVRNIFTGFMILGTVIFVNGQFLAASDTSENSVKRYKGIINANKDLVEFIEQLLLQKGLPKHLRNLALIESHFDRNITSGAGAVGVWQLMTAHANQYGLTEQNRTDVYKSTKTAVISLGNLYKKYNNWVTVVAAYNCGEGNIAKAMQAAGSSQYHEFYKYLPGETINHVKKYLNACYATGELQSVLNNYNSARINKIFFEDGNRKIASENLSETEINAGFNLKIVADELKVDFDKILVWNPGIVEELQKKGESPFYLPTDLMPDFLLRKNKILVRSIKEGGNTP
- a CDS encoding YdcF family protein — encoded protein: MVCCTYHLYIFDGLDDKGGRADLAVVLGNKINEDGPLSERLKSRLDQSIKLYHAGRVEKILVSGGLGKEGYWEGNKMEEYLKRNHIPQENIIVDNYGNNTEMTVKNTIRITDSLYFKSIISVSQYDHQTRIKKLFKENHFYAIESSSPDYFEIRDFYSIFREFFAYYKAERLAL
- a CDS encoding ATP-dependent Clp protease ATP-binding subunit, with protein sequence MGVLVTNETVKQLFHIAQSIAKENYNGSYGGPHILQALMHKDIGLNEFLKSIDKDPGYFYEWADVRIEEYPKTAHLPDEVGQDDAVDTLIEEADDIRLKLGLDEITPICILTAIVKPQVVFSLQQLKSLPLREHEIFNLYRKDTPFTVSEDGDFSSLFSNGSDYSDTSFPSIKSYCVDRTAQARKGDLENIIGRDKELRMLVEILCRRSKPNVIIIGEPGVGKTALVEGFAIEITKGNVPEMLKNGTLLELDTGALLAGTSYKGEIEDRLKKVINECKKIEKAILFIDEIHTLLDPKGSIGNVANLLKPELARGEITVIGATTQEEYRKIIEPEQAFNRRFEVLTVNEPDEQTCVKMIDVLLEGYKKHHGIEVEKTALPECVRLAKRYAKGKKLPDAAIDLLDRTMAAIKMLDELSEKELGSWKESYDTILKEEFADNKDKADELIWTYNLLRDKISPILWGSLSEQPVIDNSMPADQIQKIIEDTYAELLQHAAKKREKVDRLELAAVMAAKTNIPIGKIQAQEKEKLLNMESLLLNRVVGQDHALKILSDAIVENRSGLNKPGQPIGSFFLLGPTGTGKTELAKSMAELLFNDEKAMVRFDMSEFKEEHSAALLYGAPPGYVGYEEGGMLVNKIRQQPYTVVLFDEIEKAHHSVFDVFLQIMDEGKVHDKLGKEGDFSNALILFTSNIGSEEIVKQFEEGKIPESSSLMQIMSNSGRFRPEFLARITEIIPFAPITESIAERIFNIQLKSLHTSLTRLGITLKISDDAVRSLALGGFSSKYGARQISGVIRAQLARPISKMIVREEVKSGQTVHVDWNKEEEKISWKVD